The Colletotrichum destructivum chromosome 8, complete sequence genome includes the window CGAGGCAAGATGGGAGTGAAGATATGAGGGAAAACCCGAGCTTGACGCCGCGGAGTAACGGCCCGTTGTCGGCAGGGCCCTCTCCGTCCTCCGCCCAAAACAGGACACCCGCTTCGGCGGTTGGTACGCCGActgcctcgtcgtcttcagCCCACCTTTCAGGCCTCATGTGCAACGTCCACCGGACGACCGGCCGAGAGCCTCATCCGCTTGTCGGCGCCACGACTACCATACTGGGGGACAAGCTTTATGTCTTTGGTGGAAGAATACTGTCACGGAGTCGCCCGGCGCCCCTCACATCCGACCTGTACGAGCTGGATCTTATTCGCAGACATTGGTCGAAGCTCGAGACCACGGGCGATATACCGCCTCCGCGATACTTCCACTCCATGTGCGCATTGGGAGACACCAAGATGGTCTGCTACGGAGGCATGTCCCCAACGCCGAACCAGTCCGCCGCTGGTCCGGATCAGCAGCCAGAAGTCACGGTTATGTCGGACATCTATATCTACGATGTTCCCTCCCGCAAGTGGACCTATATACCGACTCAGGATCCACCCCAAGGCCGCTACGCGCATTGCGCTTGTATAATGCCTTCGTCGGCTACTTTCACCTCACACAAGGCGCCATTGTCGGCCTTACAACATAACCCCTCGTCCGGCAATCCGAACGAAGGTCGGATAGGAATCAACATCGACGGTACGGGTGGTGCCGAAATGGTGGTGGTtggcggccaagacggcgccAATCATTACATTGAGCAAATTAGCGTCTTCAACCTTCGCAGCCTCAAGTGGACGGCGATCGAGCCTCTCGACAAAAGCTGCGGTGCATACAGGAGCGTTGTGGCTCCTTTACCCCCTTCTGTGACGGCACGCATTGGCAAGTCTAGCGTCAACGGTTTCCAGCGAGACGGTGGCATCAGCCAGGAAGCCCGCGAACCCGGATCATCCATGCTCATCTACTCCAACTACAACTTCCTGGATGTCAAGCTCGAGCTGCAAATCCGATCATCGGACGGCACCCTCACGGAGAAGCCCATGTCAGGTTCTTACTCGCCGCCGGGACTGAGATTTCCCAACGGGGGCGTGATTGACACGTATTTTGTCGTGAGCGGCACATACCTCACTTCCTCGAAGCAAGAGTACGCCCTATGGGCTTTGGATCTGAAGACTTTGACTTGGTCGCGGATTGACGCTGGAGGTGCCGTCTTCAGCCAGGGCAGTTGGAACCGCGGCGTGCTCTGGAACCGTAGGAACACGTTTGTTATTCTCGGCAACCGGAAACGAAGTCTCGTCGATGACTATAATCATCGACGTATCAACTTTTCCAATGTTTGCATGGTTGAGCTTGAAGCATTTGGGTTCTACGACAAcccgaggaagacgacgccaATGTCTGGATTCGTATCGGCCAGTAGTCCGTACACTGGACCTGGTTTAAGTCTGGCCAGAAAGGCCGGGACCACGGCAGGCGGACGCTTCCACTCGAGGGCCGCTGAGGAACTGGGGGAGAAGGCACTGGCCATGCGGGAGCTGTCCGACATGGATATTCTTTGCTTACATGGGGAGAGGATTCCCATCAACTCGAGGATGGTGGCACGCCGGTGGGGACCTTACTTTGTGCAGTTGTTGCGGGAGGGAACGGCGACTCAGGACGGCAGCGATGCCATGACGCTTCGTTCTGGTTCTGGAGTCAATAACCCCGTCAGGAATTCCACTTTGACAATCACACCAGCTCGCAACACCGTCGAGAGCTCGGGCTCTATGGCAAGCACCATTATGTCGTCCGGCTCGTCGTCAAAAGCCCCGAGCACGGCTCCGACCAGCGCTTCAgcggcctccttctctcttcccgcTTCCGGTGGCGGCGTGGACGCAAGTACCGTCAACTCGGCCCCCACGCCCAGGTCTCTGCCGCCCAACTCGCGGCCTCGATGCCTATACCTCCCCCACACCTATCTCACCGTGCAGGCGCTCCTTCACTTCCTCTACAcgtcctcgctgccgcctccTTCATCACCCTTATGTACGCCCCCTATCCTATGCTCGCTTCTTCAGATCGCTCGGCCATACCGgatcgacggcctcctcgaagcGGTGGTCGAGCGCTTGCATGCCCTGTTGGACTCCAGAAACGCAGCCGCAGTTTTCAACGCCACCGCAATGGCCGCTGGTGGCGGTCGTGGTATCGACGGTTCTCTGAACCCCAACTTCTTCGTGCCCCTGGATGCTACGGGCTCGCCCATTTACCCCTTGGAAGGATCCCAGAACGGCGACAGCAGTACGGACCTGCAGGGTCTCTCATCTCGCACGGCCGCGTTGCGCATCAACACCGCCATGTCCTCTGGCCGGCCCTCCAGCGACGAACTTAGTGCCACAACGAGTGTCAGTGGATCAGAGTGGAGTTCAGAGATTGGCGACTCGGAACGAGGAGGTTTGCGCGAGGTCTGGGGTGGCGAGCTTAGTTCTGTCATCGGTCTACAGAAGAGAGGCTTGCGGGGTCTCATGGAGGGGAGAAGGATGCGTGAACGCACCGGAACGAACTCTGGTACCGGCATGAGCGGAGGAATGAGTTCCTACGGTGGTGGACAGGGCCGAGTGGgactcggcatcgccggATCATGATAAGGTTGCACGGGGCTTGCAGCAGAGAAGAAGCATATTGCACGAGGCGCGGAGGTAATGAATTTATGATAGCATGGCCGAGTGCCACATATTCCCTCGGACACGCAATCTAGGACGAGTGACAGTGTGCTTGTTGTGTTTGTGGAAGCGTGAGACAAGTTGTGCATGGGGGCGCGGGAGGGGACACGTCTCGCTAGATGTAAGCCTAAGTAGCACTTAAGAAACCGGCCCGAAGCCTCTGTATTTGCCTCCATTCAGGCAACCCTTGCATCTCGCTCATGTTGCACGTCTCCTGTATGTCCATGGTCACAGGCCATCCGTCTCCATCCCTTTCGCGATCCGTGTAGTCTCTCCCGCTTGAGGGAAACCATGGAAACGAAACCAATTTATCCGACTACGGGGTCTTGGATGATTCAAGGAGCAGAAAAAGGGCAGGCGCCACGTCGAAGACcctggagcagctcgacgccctcggccagctcaGCGGAGCCCTTGCCCATCTTATCCTTGGGGCCAATATCCTCGAACAAGAAGCCCTGCggcatcatcttctccgGGCCGGGCACCGTTCCTCCCAGAAGCCGGGTCGCGAGACCGATGGGCCCCCAGCGGTTCCAGAAAGTGGCTGGGTTGTAATACGGGTGGACGAGGTAGTCATGGTGCAGAATGCGACCTGTGTCAGGGTTCGGTTCCGAGAAGAAAATGACGGGGATGAAGCGCGGCAGCATCAGGTGGCGGACGATGAAGCGGCGAACGACGAGGGCTGCGTAGGCGGTGAGGCATGCGACGATGCCGGGTTCGGGGAAGCTGTGATTTGTTCTTGAGTTAGTGGCTTGGCTGAGATAGGTACACAAGGCGATGGCTTCTCAAGCTTACCAGAAAGCAGCACGAACGCGGTCTCCCATGAGAACATACAACACCTCCCGAGCAAACGACTTGGCGAAGTCGGGGACATGGAAGAGGAGCATCTCAGTTAGCTGGGAGCTTGCCTGAAGGTTGACCCTGGCGGGTTTCATTTCGGCGATCTCGTATTCGGCGGCCCAGGCGGTTATGTCCTCGACGAACTCGATACCGTCGGCCCAGGACTGCCGGCGAAGGAAGCCTTTGTATTGGATATCCATGGCGTCGCCGATGGCTTTCCAGTGCGTACCAATGGCGCAGATCTCCATGTCAGTGAGGGCCCTCCACTCGTAGAGGCGCATGAAGCGGATGGGCTCGGTAACACAGACAGCCAGGGTATAGAGAAAGTCGGCGTTGGAAATCTGGCCGGCAGCTACATAGCGGCTGTGTAGGTAGTTCATGCGGGAGATAGCCTTGAGGGCACGCTCTGAGGTGGGAGGATTTAGGGAGAATCTAGGGGCCGAGTTAGTTTGGGCTGTAGGCACCGACTGCAAAAGGAGATCGACTTACTCGCCAAAGAGAACAGTGGTGTCCTCGTATCTGATCGAAACAAGTCAGATTCTCATGCGTCTGCTAGGACTGCAAcggaaagaagaaggccgatTGGGGACCATGTGTCTGTACCCCAAAGATCTTACCTTTTTTGGGCGTTGGCAGGATCGGCCAAGTTCTTGGTAGCGACAATGAGCCTGGACACAGACTCAAAACCGTAGGTCTAGGGTCCAAAAGTTAGTCACCATGTTTCTTGTCTGAGAATTCGGGGGCAAGTGGGCGTACCTTGAAGATTGCGAACTGGAGAGACAGTATGTACATCTTGGGGAATTCGAATTCAATCAGGTTCTTGATGATGAGATGAGCCTGGCTGTTGGTCATGCTCGCCAGGGAGCCGCGATCGGTGAAGCCTATCTTCTTCTGGAAGTTGGCGATGCGTCTAAAGCGGAGCGAAGCACACAAGGCCACCCATCCTGCAACAAGCGCCACAGCTATTGTGGTGCTTGCCCAGGACTTGGAaacgagggcggcgtagCCAAAGAGGTGTGAGGGGGCCATCTGGGTAATCGGTGAACCCAGGTGAGTGAGGTTAGGCATCTCAGTGTCCATAACGAGTACAGCCAATACTGTTCTTGAAGTTTCAACCCAGTAGTATTGCAGGTTTGCGGTTTGATGCTGCTGCAACTGCAGTCCAAAGGTGAAATTGATAGACAAGGCTTAAGGAAGTCGTATTTGGTCCCAGTCTCTGTTTTGTTTCATTGTCGGCAATCCAATCCGCTCTTAGCCAGGAGACTTTGCTGTCTAGACTGCAGGAACGGCAATGTCGTATCTGCGTCAACAATTGGGGTAGGTGCCAAGAAGTGAACGGCCTGGTCAAATCTGATTGGCTAGTCAAGCCTGGAATGTCTGGATTTCATAGGGAGGGCAAAGAAAATCTCCAAGGGAGTGATGTAGGTAGATAGACAGATGTAAGGAGGAAAGAGGGGTGAGGGGTAGTCATTTGTGACTAAAGCAGGTGAATTGCTTCAGCCACAAGCAAAAGGTAAGCTTTGCTTACCTTATCCCACGTCACATGTCTTTGCAGATTTGATAAGTAACCAATAGGGCGCGCAAAAGGAAAGTGGCGTTGTTGGTGAATCTTATGAAAAATAATGAAAAGGAGAACAAAGGGACTGCTGGGATGAGTGAGATAGGTTAAAGTTGATAGTGGCAGATCAAGGAACTCCCTCTCTGGATTTAGCATACATTATAGACCAAAGGTCGTGGGTAGACCAAGCTGGCTAGGAAGGTTTCTGGAAAAGTTCATTGCGCAGGTAGCTTCCTTATTGCAGGTTATGTGCGCAGGTCTTCTTAGGTCTGTGGATGCTTGAGGGGGATGCCTATGTATCAGGCGATTTCCTTGTTGCAATGAACCATCTTGTTGCCCCAATGTCCTTTTCCGTTTTCCCACTTGGACTATACTATCCGGCGAAGATATTGAGACTCACTGCACTTCTAACTTATCACCTGCTCTCTTCTACACTCCTCAGCGGTGTTGAAATCGAGGTTTCAAAGATAGAATTCAGTGTACCTAAGAAGGAAAACGTGGGTGGAACAAGGCCCTAAGATAATTACCCATGTTCCGAGCCATCCTCAGCACTTAAGGTTGTGAGTCCACTG containing:
- a CDS encoding Putative SKP1/BTB/POZ domain superfamily, kelch-type beta propeller, which codes for MSGPGLTSNQSDLSRFSDSEPEQDRSPPGKSTADILSGVYRGFKKFAPSRDGESRLTRQPSLSRLGLHSVSPSLTSTPSPPPSSTPTPVPNSSKNRPLQHGRSLSLQSSLAKPLPEPPPSIPSPTGPDVPPAAHYNIGSLGAIEEGPADDIDSRTSTMDSSVSADRSQMYASGSGYNADMASSQSSLASSSRQDGSEDMRENPSLTPRSNGPLSAGPSPSSAQNRTPASAVGTPTASSSSAHLSGLMCNVHRTTGREPHPLVGATTTILGDKLYVFGGRILSRSRPAPLTSDLYELDLIRRHWSKLETTGDIPPPRYFHSMCALGDTKMVCYGGMSPTPNQSAAGPDQQPEVTVMSDIYIYDVPSRKWTYIPTQDPPQGRYAHCACIMPSSATFTSHKAPLSALQHNPSSGNPNEGRIGINIDGTGGAEMVVVGGQDGANHYIEQISVFNLRSLKWTAIEPLDKSCGAYRSVVAPLPPSVTARIGKSSVNGFQRDGGISQEAREPGSSMLIYSNYNFLDVKLELQIRSSDGTLTEKPMSGSYSPPGLRFPNGGVIDTYFVVSGTYLTSSKQEYALWALDLKTLTWSRIDAGGAVFSQGSWNRGVLWNRRNTFVILGNRKRSLVDDYNHRRINFSNVCMVELEAFGFYDNPRKTTPMSGFVSASSPYTGPGLSLARKAGTTAGGRFHSRAAEELGEKALAMRELSDMDILCLHGERIPINSRMVARRWGPYFVQLLREGTATQDGSDAMTLRSGSGVNNPVRNSTLTITPARNTVESSGSMASTIMSSGSSSKAPSTAPTSASAASFSLPASGGGVDASTVNSAPTPRSLPPNSRPRCLYLPHTYLTVQALLHFLYTSSLPPPSSPLCTPPILCSLLQIARPYRIDGLLEAVVERLHALLDSRNAAAVFNATAMAAGGGRGIDGSLNPNFFVPLDATGSPIYPLEGSQNGDSSTDLQGLSSRTAALRINTAMSSGRPSSDELSATTSVSGSEWSSEIGDSERGGLREVWGGELSSVIGLQKRGLRGLMEGRRMRERTGTNSGTGMSGGMSSYGGGQGRVGLGIAGS
- a CDS encoding Putative ER-bound oxygenase mpaB/mpaB'/Rubber oxygenase, catalytic domain-containing protein — translated: MDTEMPNLTHLGSPITQMAPSHLFGYAALVSKSWASTTIAVALVAGWVALCASLRFRRIANFQKKIGFTDRGSLASMTNSQAHLIIKNLIEFEFPKMYILSLQFAIFKTYGFESVSRLIVATKNLADPANAQKRYEDTTVLFGEFSLNPPTSERALKAISRMNYLHSRYVAAGQISNADFLYTLAVCVTEPIRFMRLYEWRALTDMEICAIGTHWKAIGDAMDIQYKGFLRRQSWADGIEFVEDITAWAAEYEIAEMKPARVNLQASSQLTEMLLFHVPDFAKSFAREVLYVLMGDRVRAAFCFPEPGIVACLTAYAALVVRRFIVRHLMLPRFIPVIFFSEPNPDTGRILHHDYLVHPYYNPATFWNRWGPIGLATRLLGGTVPGPEKMMPQGFLFEDIGPKDKMGKGSAELAEGVELLQGLRRGACPFSAP